A stretch of DNA from Telopea speciosissima isolate NSW1024214 ecotype Mountain lineage chromosome 5, Tspe_v1, whole genome shotgun sequence:
TCCAAAAATGATGTTTTTAATCATTATCTAACAtaattgtataaactacttaatttTCTTACTATAGTTactaatgatactttttagatgtggtttttattttactttttcaagggatttggatgtaagtaaagtgaaatttaataacagaaggcaaaagtttttatgCACGGTAGTGCATGGTGCACGGTCGTGCCTTTAACTATTGGATGAGGATGAGGGGTCATGCATGATAAACGGTTGTGCCCATCTAATGGGTGAAGGCATGACCGTGAACTATGCACTGTAGTGAACAAAACCTCTCCCgataacaaaataagaaatgatTTGAAGTTAATGACATAAACatgtaaaataataattacaaaGTTTCTTTTTGAGGTTTGAAAtttctctccccttccctcctCTTTAATTGCCTTTGCAACCAATGGATGATTAGGGATTGAATCTATTGAAAATGTAGCAATTTGTTTGCGGAAAAGGTTCTTTGgctattagggtttttttttcttctttaaatgcaaaactaaagaaaatcaacaAACAAAGAAGTAATTAAGTAATAAACTAAGAAGAtctaaagagagagagtgtgtctaaatcataaaatgaaaaagctagctataaaataaggaaaaagttAATAGAAAATATGTAGTTAATAATCATGATTGACTACTAAATGAAACTTATAATAAATCtaagggtgagagagagagagagaggtgcacCACCCTCCGCTCTCGGACAGAGAACATTATCCCTAAATATTAAGATATAGTAACACAAACAGACATAGGAATAACATTGCATAAATGAGAGagaaatttaagggaaaaaagttAAAATTTTAGTTTATGTAGTTTGCAACGGTTGTAGTGCTTACAGTTATAGGTTTCAAACACTCTTCAAAGATCCAAGGATTGTATTACAAAagaacacaagaaaaaaaagatggaagGAACGGTTCTTGAAAAGTCAAATAACCTATGGGTCAAAGATTATATGTTCTTACATGTTGGAAGGAAAATGAGGTTCAATGTCCTGATTTGACTCGACTGGCTGTGATATATTTGTGATTCTTGTATCCACGATTACATTTAATTGAGTTAGTATTCAGTGTTGAGGGATAAGGTTATTGATAAATACCGAAGTAAATTACTCTCTAAGAATATTGAAGCTTTTGATATTGATACGTGTTTGGATGTATGATGTGGAATTTTGAGGTAGACTTATTTATAACCAAGTGAAGTTCTTTAGACATTGTTAGTTATGAATTATgagtaattattttatttttattgtataACTGAGTCAGATTTAGATTTGGATGTTGAAGAATTATATGAAGCATTGGGAGATATGTAAATTATGCAATTCAGAATACCATGAAATTTGATAATTCCTTTGGAAATATGCATTctcgaaattttttttaaaaaaaatctgagaCATTTTTCTGCTTCTCCATATGAAAAATGAATAAAACTATTTAATATGCTCATGTTTTTTGGCCTGAAGACAACCAAATATGAGGAACATAGAATTTGCACTTTActgcatttatttttatttggaagTTGATGATAAAGTACTGATGTAGAATCCGAGTCATTGAGTGGTGCAGGGATGTTTAAGTGGTCTACTgacctttctttgttttctgatTTATCTCATAATTTTGCATCTTCATCTTGcccattaaaaaagaagaaagaatgttTAAACCAATAGATCTTTTGATGCTTTAATCAGtgtggatgataaattctatttctttgataATGTTTGGAAAAAAATTATAGTAGAATATAGCCCTAATGTGTAAATAAGTTTGACGAAGACATAAAAGGTTGTCCCAAACACGCATATAAGGGCCGAAACTAAATGCAAACAGAATAAGAAACCATTTAGAACCAAAGATGAGAAACCAACCGATTTCCCCCAAAGAAACCAATTTAGACTAGAATTAACAATCGAGACGTTTCAGTTTTGATTTAACACtatggctatgtttggtatgcattcttggaatgcattctagattgATTTCGGATTCttggacgataaaaacaactatttttatcttctgagaatgcgaaatcgacctttGCTCTCTAGGTTTGGTTGAATTGAATCTTGGCTAATACCTTTaatacaccccccccccaaaaaaaaaaataaaaacaaaaaacaaaaaatctgtTTTAGTTGGTATTTTATATTGGATGACAATTACATTTAGCTAATTCAAGGAAGGGTGAAATATTAATATTTGGCTGGTGGAAGGGAAATTAGGTATGAAATTAATCGGGCTTGCAGGGAGAGCATTCCTAAAGGCCTAAAGGGAACAACAATCCCCAAAGGTTGGTACTAttttgattatatatatatggagaaagtttttctttcaCCACGCGGGGAAGTTTCACCACATCATCCTAGGTTCACAACCCTTATAgtgttttagtatgttccctaaaataccctactgATATCCTCCCACATGCATCCGAAGCCAGCTAAATGAATTCCCTTTCATTGtagctgaaggaaaactcgatccaatatatattgttaaaaaaaaaaagtgatagaTTCAGTTTCGATTTTGAACCGATAAACCAGTGGTTTTAAACCATTTTTTAGTAATTGCATTATGAGCCAAATTGAATTACAATCGAACCGGTTACATTTGAACCAAATCGATTAACACTCTTACGTTGTCATACTGAATGGAATGGAAAATTTACCAataaggccccgtttgtttgccGGATTAAAAAGGGTGGGAAACTTGTGAGGGTGGATCCCACatgttgtgggttgggttgacaaggtaaggaaaggaaaggaaataatagaatatgcattttgtagtggggtgagagaggaaatggacatgggtgggattccatgggaaagaaaggaaatacgaagaggagagagatagacttaaAAGTAACTTTTCAATGAATAGTGCCAAAACCTTACCAATTTTGATAGGACTTTGAAAATGAATGGGATGGAAGAAAGAATGGTACCAATCACTAGACAAGAATAAATGTATTTAATGAGCTTTTCTAGAAGTTTCCCACTACATGTATGGATACACCCTTGGCATTTTGTGGGGAACAGTActtttcccacccctttttgcCTATCCCACTTATATTTGACAAACAAACAAAGCCTAAAATAAAGGAATGGAACTGCGGTTAGAGACTGGACAATGGCCCATGGGTGAGGCCAGAtcggaggaagagagagagacctctTTAATTGGGATCCGccagggagctcagcgcccAGGAAGTGTCTAGGGAgtatccaagggttgggctgtgctgcacacatctcgggGCACACCTAGGAATCTGTGCGGCACAGCCTAACAGCCGAATGCTCcatgggcgtgctgggctccctggagaggagctcatcTCCAATCTCCAATTTCCACGTTGAATAGGAATGCGTAGCAGAAAAAAAGATTTCTATTATTACGCCTTTGGTGCAAATCATCTGGAAGGAGAGAGAGCTCACACTGAGAGAGAGATTCAGGTGAGGACTGAGGAGAGAATTtgattctctcttgttttttctGGTAGAAGAATTTGATACCCTCCTGATATTATCAAACTGCAAGCTACAGACCCAACTTTAACACATACATAGATATCCTCTACTGTAAGTCTGTAAcgataaaagagaaaaaaaaggactaGAACACAAGGACCCTCACTGGTCAGCTTTcatttctcccccttttgagaaatgcagagaagaaaagaagggaaaaaactGGGTTTGTATTTGAGAACTGGGGACAACCTCTTCATCCACTGCGTATTCTGTATTGGGACATTCAGGATCAAGGCACTATTGGTCACTGGGTATGGCTGCGAGGCCCTTTTCTCTAATGCTTGTGAACGAATGGCGTGCGTTTGCATTTCGGTCTAAAGTGAGCGGTGGGCGGTGTTCTTGGGACCGGGGCTGTCTCCTCCTCTCAGCCGCAAAGTTTGAACGTAAGTATGATTTTCATTCCTCAATCCTTACTCACCCAGTCCCCACCGCCCTTCGTCCCAAAAGTGAAGCGTGCTTTGGTTTGTCTTTTGACACTTTGATTgatagattgagagagagagagagaagagattatAGTTGCAGTAGTAAGTTctgtagatgcaatgttgggATCCTCGTCCCTAACATTGCCACCAGAAACAACACCACCAAAGCAAGCCATAGcccatgaagaagaagaagaagaagaagaagaagaaggtgtttgaaaaaaatattttgttcttctttctgaATGAGGAATGAAGAAgtatggaagaaagaaaaaaaggaaagaaccaAATATGGTTCAATAGACAATCATAGAAGTTGATGTTAACACACAAGTgatcttcccttctctttctttcatctCACAGTTGCTTCTTCTTCATGGCATGCTTGTTATTGTGCATCCAAACTTTGAGAACTTGTCTCTTCACACTAACTTCTTCACAAAACCGCTGGACTTCCGTCTCATCCTGTTTCTGCATCTTCCATCCCAACTTCTCAGCGAACTccaacattttttccttctgatACTGTGTGAACTTCGTCCGGAACCGTTTCTTCGAAAGCGCGAACGGTTGTGGTGGTTGTGAAGTAGTCCCGCCGGCATTGGACTGGTAAACATTGAGATCTTCACTCGATGATTCCGTCGcccctcctccaccaccaccgcctccGTAAGCCATCATCATGGGTTGAGGAGGGATCGAAGCCATGGAGGGACTGGTGGGCAAACCCAGTTGGAATTTCTGCTGTTGCTGCAGATGCGGAGGAGCTAgttgaggatgatgatgagttgGATGAGCACGAGGAGGGATTCTGGTGCTACAGCTGTTCTTATGGTTTGGGTCGAAACAGTAATAACAATTGGCGGCGGCGGCGCTTGATCTGGGCTCTCCTTCCACTTCTTTCCGGTGGAAGTTCCGGTGGCACTCGCAGGCGGCGCATTTTAGGGCTTCCGGGGTACCTTCCTCACCGCTCGGCATGAATTCGCCGCATCCGTCGACGACATGGGCACCAATATTTGCTGCGTGGTTCTTGAGACATTCCCTATACCGGACTGTGACGGAGCTCTTGGGGGTTGTCGGTGTCCTTACGGAGTTCGATCCACCGGCAACTGCTGCTCCTCCTGTTGCTCCACCAACTGCAATTGCCACCGGGACTGGATCTGGGTCTGGTCGTTGATcatgatggtggtggtgctgaGGATGTTCCTGTTGTAGACGAAGGTGGCGATGATGATCTAGGGTTTGAGATGATGATGAGTTAAAGACTGCAGTTCCATTACCAgtcccatctcttcttctttcatcacCACCTCCTCCTGCAACTGCTCCTGATGGAATTAGCAAGGCAGATGAAACCTTTGAGGTTGATTCTCGAATAGGAGGATTAAAACCCAAAGAGCTTGGCATCcctatttccttttcttggtGGCCTCTCAATTCCATTAATTTCTACAGTGAacctttttgccctttttctttaatcttcacTTCTAAATCATCTTGTTCATGCATCCTTCTCATCCCATGGATctttcaaaaagagaaaataatcaAACAGAGAAATCAAACTTACATAAAAGCTTAAAAAATCCTCCACAAATGAAAATTTCTGCTCTTGTCTTCCTCCTTGATTTTGACCTTGTGGGTGTTAAAACCACCAACTCATTCCACTATTTTAAACCCTTCCACTAAGACGTAAGCAACTAATTGAGCAGTTGGTATAGATGCGGAAAAACCCAAGAGAGATTAATCttaatcccaaacaaaaaaacttaAACAGGAGAAGAGAGCTTGGGAGAGGGCCCCTACTAATATACAATTCTctcttaattaaaattaaaaacccACTGTAGAGAAAGTAAAAGAGAGAGCTCTAAACCTCTTTAAGTGAACCACCATAACCTATCAAGCTCTAAACCAGTAAACCTCTCCTGGGTTTCATTAATGCAGACATCCGAAATTTCCAAGAGAGAGGAGATGGGTTTTGCTTCCTATCGCCCATCTAACTCCAACATGGAACAACTTGGTTGCTTGTGaaggggaggagaagagattAAGGGGGTCCTCTGCAAAACCACCGACAGGGTCATGTTCATCCTTTCCCACGCTCTGCAAACTGGTCCCATGCCTAATTATTGCTCTGTGTATTTGTTATCTAGTGCTGTGTATTGCAcaaccaaagagaaagagagaatgttgACGCGACGTTGCCTGGTCTGGAATCGCTCCACAAACTCACTTGCTTCtaaaaatcatcaaaatttaAACATGCCCAAATGCCCACCATTACTGATTAACAGACTGAGGAGAATGATCGTTAATACGAGCAATCTCTTCAACTAAAACAGATGCTTAGGCAGAGCAAACGATTGAGTTGAGAGAGAAAAGGCTACTGTGACGAGGTGGAGTAAAGTGGAAAATGTTTGTTTGGTCCACAGCGCATCACTTGTCCTGTTGGTATGGTATTGTGTCagtactctctctttctctctctctctcttaccctCTCTACTTGCATCTATTGTGCGCCTGCTGCACCTCCTGCTGCTTCAAGTCTTTCTTTCACAGTGATGCTTTTTACCCTTTTCTCTGCCTGTAATTGATGTCCTCACCATCCCTCTGTCTTCTTCCCATGTGCATTTCTCTCTGGCCTCTCCCTTCCCTCTTTTCTCATCTGGAGTTTTCATTGTACATGTCTAAGTTTCAACCCTAATTGATTTGGTCATGTTACATggacaaaataaaatattaaaaaatcaatagAAATTCATTAATTAGGGTATACCAATAGGTAGTTGCGCataaaaatttgacatgtgatttATCCAAGCTTATTCCTCTAAGTATCCAATGTTCAGATTTATCATATAAATTTGCATATTAATTAGAGAGAGAATGTCAGTGTAGATCCCATGAGTCATTAAAGCTTGTGGAATCCTTCACACGCTAACACTTTGGAGAtcattttcttatatatttatCTGAAAAAACTGTATCTCCCACCAACATACCTATGtttactaataaaaaaaatttattttatttttttctttctaaataaATGAGAATTTCTTATTGACACTCCTTAAggtatcaaataatttataaccttattttttttttgtccgtTCAATGTAACACatattttttcaatgaggatTGTAAAACGTTAATGGGCCTGAGGCCTAGCTGGTCCGCCCACATGGGGCAGGCTGGTTGAActaaaaacgagagagagagggacgtGACCGATCCCTCCTCTAATTGGCTTATCTTagggtttagcctataaatagatatAAGGCATAAACCCTAAGCGTGCATTAATCGATtatatctctccctctttcaaattctgtgttatcctagggtttctattcaattgcctagggttttgtggtgtgggtTTCTTTACGAAGTGAGAAGCCTGTTGAGATCGCGGATTGCTCGTAACTACAAGCTGCATTCGATCGTCCCTTCTGCTGCGGTTCCATTCGGTttaggtaatccctaaacctctgtgtATATGGAATAGAATGCATGTTTCCCTAATAAGGATAaatcttatcatttcacatatgtaTTTGAAAATATGCAAGACAGTGATAGCTTTTGATAATGTCATAATGATAAATTACTCTAAAGTTCTTTTTTGTTATACCCTTTTTTATCCGTAACATAAAGAAtttttggaaataagacaagAGACAATTAAAAGAGTATGTCAAGTTTTAagtacacctatagaggtgttaTCAAGAAGGTGTCAAGTTATCTTAGCAAGTGGTATAGGGGAGTGCACCAATGAAGTGCAATGACACTGCTCATATTTAAGAGGatagcaaggtcatttcatcaatgagagagagagagagagagagagagagagagaaagagaggatactAGCATACCCTCCCTCAGCAGttcagagaacctttttcctATATATTTAGGGAAAAGAGAATGCTAACTGGGTGCATGTGGTGCACTGCCCtagcccagacacaggggcaaGTGAAATGACTGTCATACCCCTAGAAAATTCAGCCTTTCCATGGTCcgtggtggtcatttcgcctgctcttgtgtttgggcgcaggggCAACGCACCATACATGCCAAGTTAgcattctctctcccatatattTAATACTGAATTTCCTTTAACCCATGACAAAAGAGGAATTCCTATGTGGATGGGTGCAACACCTTTGGATGGGCATTAGGAATAATGGGAGGGGTATTTTCGATCCCACGCCATAGGGGGAATAATTAAAACCCTAAGATGATGGGTGAACCTCTCCATAGGGCGATAGAAAACTTGCGCCATatatttatgagaaaaataatGTTAACCAGTAGCGTGGTTAGTGTGGTCGCCTAGATACAAACCAATGTGTCTTTGTGCACGAAAAGACCATTCAATCATagtgaaattgaaaattgcatTCAAAACAATGTTTATGCACGCACTTTCATTGGCTACCACACTGGTATAAGGGTGACACGACAGATTAGGGTTCTCTTATATAAGAAAATCATGTTGTGCTGGTGATTAAGTGATGCTTTGGCACTTGGTAGCTATGTGGAGTGTTGTGTCCGCCA
This window harbors:
- the LOC122661358 gene encoding zinc-finger homeodomain protein 2-like, yielding MELRGHQEKEIGMPSSLGFNPPIRESTSKVSSALLIPSGAVAGGGGDERRRDGTGNGTAVFNSSSSQTLDHHRHLRLQQEHPQHHHHHDQRPDPDPVPVAIAVGGATGGAAVAGGSNSVRTPTTPKSSVTVRYRECLKNHAANIGAHVVDGCGEFMPSGEEGTPEALKCAACECHRNFHRKEVEGEPRSSAAAANCYYCFDPNHKNSCSTRIPPRAHPTHHHPQLAPPHLQQQQKFQLGLPTSPSMASIPPQPMMMAYGGGGGGGGATESSSEDLNVYQSNAGGTTSQPPQPFALSKKRFRTKFTQYQKEKMLEFAEKLGWKMQKQDETEVQRFCEEVSVKRQVLKVWMHNNKHAMKKKQL